CCCCGCCAGCAACTTTCCATCATTGCCGGCGATGTCGGCCTGCCCTGCTGGGAAGGTGCGCCGGATTCGAACCCGTTTGAGCTTGCCAAGGGCGCCCGGCGCGAGGCGAACCTTTCCGCCTACGACGTGATCCTGATGGACACGGCCGGGCGGCTCCACATTGACGAAGCATTGATGGCTGAGCTGGCGCAGCTCAAGGAGCAGTTCACGCCGTCGGAAATGCTCTTTGTTGCCGACGCCATGCTGGGCCAGGACGCGGTGAGGTCAGCGGGGGAATTCCATCGCCGGTTGGGCCTGACCGGGGTCATCCTGACCAAAATGGACGGCGACGCGCGCGGCGGGGCAGCGCTTTCCATCCGCTCGGTCACCGGCGCCTCCATCAAATTCATTGGCACGGGAGAAAAATACGACGCCTTTGAGCCGTTTCATCCCGACCGGATTGTCTCGCGGATTCTCGGCATGGGCGACATGCTATCGCTCATCGAAAAGGTGGAAGAGCACGTGGACCGGAAGCAGGCCGAGGAGTTGGAGCGAAAGATTCGCAGGAGCGAGTTCACGCTTGAGG
The nucleotide sequence above comes from Candidatus Acidiferrales bacterium. Encoded proteins:
- a CDS encoding signal recognition particle protein, whose protein sequence is PRQQLSIIAGDVGLPCWEGAPDSNPFELAKGARREANLSAYDVILMDTAGRLHIDEALMAELAQLKEQFTPSEMLFVADAMLGQDAVRSAGEFHRRLGLTGVILTKMDGDARGGAALSIRSVTGASIKFIGTGEKYDAFEPFHPDRIVSRILGMGDMLSLIEKVEEHVDRKQAEELERKIRRSEFTLEDFRDQLRQLRKMGPLEQIVGMLPQIGPLKNIPRGAVDEAQLRHIEAIINSMTPAERENERIINGKRRKRIARGSGTSVQEVNRLLRQYAEMRKMMKAVGGGMLKKLPANWKGLKDLGM